Below is a genomic region from Deinococcus koreensis.
TGAGGACAGCCGCCCGCAGGACATGCGCGGCGGTTTTTTCGTGGAAGGAGTGATCATGCGCGTAGCCATCGTCGGAGCCACCGGAGCTGTAGGACACGAACTCATGCAGGTGCTGGAGAGCCGCCTGAAGTTCGACGAGCTGCTGCTGTACGCCTCGCCGCGCAGCGCCGGAAGCAGACTGACCTTTGGGGGCCAGGAACTCACCGTGCAGGTCACCCCGGAGGGGCCCATCGACGCCGACGTGATCCTGGCGAGCGCGGGCGGCAGCGTGAGCAAGGCGCTCGCCCACAGGTGGATCGAGGGCGGCGGCGTGGTGATCGACAACTCCAGCGCCTTCCGCTACGACGCCCAGGTGCCGCTGGTCGTGCCCGAGGTGAACGGCGAGGCCGCGCTGAGCCACCGGGGCATCATCGCCAACCCGAACTGCACGACCGCCATCGCTGTGGTCGCCGTGGCGCCCATCCACCGCGAGTACGGCGTCAAGCGCATGATCGTCAGCACCTACCAGGCCACCTCCGGCGCCGGCCAGAAGGGCATGGACGAGCTGTTGGAGCAGACGCGCGTGCAGCTGGAGGGCGGGCAGGCGACCCACGAGGTCTTCGCCCACCCGATCCCCTTCAACGTCATCCCGCACATCGACGCCTTCCAGGACAACGGCTACACCAAAGAAGAGATGAAGGTGGTCTGGGAGACCCACAAGATCATCGGCGACAGCTCCATCCGGGTGAGCTGCACCGCCGTGCGGATTCCCACCCTGCGCACCCATTCGGAGGCCATCACGCTGGAGCTGGAGCGGCCCGCCACCCCGGCGCAGATCCGCGAGCTGCTCGCCCGCTCGGCCGGCGTGGAGGTGCGCGACGATCCCGCCGCGGGGCTCTACCCGATGCCCCTGACCGCCTCCGGCAAGTACGACGTGGAGGTCGGCCGCATCCGCGAGTCGCTGGTCTTCGACGGCGGGATCGACCTGTTCGTGTCGGGCGATCAGCTCCTCAAGGGCGCCGCACTGAACGCCGTGCAGATCGCGGAATACCTGCAGGAGAAGGGCGCGCTGAAAGAGCGGCAGCGGGTCTGAACCATAGCGGTCTGGAGGGGCGGCCGCGCAGAATTCCGCAGGCGCGGGGTCGCCTTCCGACCTGGGGTTGGCCCCCTCCCTTGACCCCAGCCCCCCACCCCTGTACTCTCCCCCCCATGAGCGAGCAGACAGCCCCCCACACCCTGCGTGTGGGTGCGGGCCTGCCCGTGCTCCCGCCACCCTTTGGGGTGTAACTCCGCCAAGACAGACCATGCGCGGTTTACACGCGCCGGCTTGACGTTTTTACACTCCAATCGAGGTCGAGATGCGGGTATCACAGGGACTCTTCCGCACCTGGCGGGAAGCGCCCACGGGCGCCGAGACGCGCGGCATCACCATGTTGCTGCGCGCCGGGTACGTTCATAAACTGGGCAGTGGGCTGTACACGAACCTGCCGCTGATGCAGCGCACGCAGGCGAAGCTGGAGGCGCTGATCCGTGAGGAACTCCCTCGCGTGGCGCAGGAGGTCAGTTTCCCGGTGCTGCAGCCGGGAGCGCTCTGGCAGGAGTCGGGGCGCTGGGACGGCTACACGCAGCCGGGGGGCATCATGTTCAGCCTGCGCGACCGGACCGGGCGGGCGCTGGCGCTGGGCCCCACCCACGAGGAGGTGGCGGTGGCCACAGTTCGGGAACTCGTGCGGAGCCGGCGCGACCTGCCGGTCAGCCTGTTCCAGATCGGACGCAAGTTCCGCGACGAGCTGCGGCCCCGCTCCGGTCTGCTGCGAACGTGCGAATTCACCATGAAGGACGGCTACTCCTTCCACGCCACCCCAGGGGAACTGGCCACACACTTTGAGGACATGGCGGGCGCCTATGCCCGCATCCTGACCCGCC
It encodes:
- a CDS encoding aspartate-semialdehyde dehydrogenase translates to MRVAIVGATGAVGHELMQVLESRLKFDELLLYASPRSAGSRLTFGGQELTVQVTPEGPIDADVILASAGGSVSKALAHRWIEGGGVVIDNSSAFRYDAQVPLVVPEVNGEAALSHRGIIANPNCTTAIAVVAVAPIHREYGVKRMIVSTYQATSGAGQKGMDELLEQTRVQLEGGQATHEVFAHPIPFNVIPHIDAFQDNGYTKEEMKVVWETHKIIGDSSIRVSCTAVRIPTLRTHSEAITLELERPATPAQIRELLARSAGVEVRDDPAAGLYPMPLTASGKYDVEVGRIRESLVFDGGIDLFVSGDQLLKGAALNAVQIAEYLQEKGALKERQRV